The following are encoded together in the Terriglobia bacterium genome:
- a CDS encoding LysM peptidoglycan-binding domain-containing protein gives MALQKAKITIDPAGPQFDVLFNPEEYTINTDNTFASQAVPGLGAPILQFVHGNMRTLEMELFFDTVDAHTDVRLETQKIVSLMQIDSNLHAPPVLRVTWASLQFRCVLARANQKFIKFQEDGTPVRARVSVTFNEFVDAATQAQQDNLQTADYSKVHIVEQGETLSSLAGKLYEDATLWRPIALANGLQDPRSVFVGQPLRIPSLPFRDPNSGELMK, from the coding sequence ATGGCACTGCAAAAGGCAAAAATCACGATCGACCCGGCAGGTCCGCAGTTTGACGTGCTCTTTAACCCGGAAGAGTACACGATCAACACGGACAACACATTTGCCTCGCAGGCGGTGCCCGGCCTCGGAGCGCCCATCCTGCAGTTCGTTCACGGCAACATGCGCACGCTGGAGATGGAGCTGTTCTTCGATACCGTGGATGCCCATACGGACGTGCGGCTTGAGACGCAGAAGATCGTCAGCCTGATGCAGATCGATTCCAATCTGCATGCGCCTCCGGTGCTGCGCGTTACCTGGGCGTCGCTGCAATTCCGCTGCGTGCTGGCGCGGGCCAATCAGAAATTCATCAAATTCCAGGAAGACGGCACGCCGGTACGCGCGCGCGTGAGCGTGACCTTCAACGAGTTTGTGGATGCCGCCACGCAGGCCCAACAGGACAACCTGCAGACCGCCGACTACAGCAAGGTCCACATCGTGGAGCAGGGAGAGACCCTCAGCTCGCTTGCCGGAAAGTTGTACGAGGATGCCACGCTATGGCGCCCGATTGCCCTGGCCAACGGTCTGCAGGACCCCAGGTCCGTCTTTGTAGGCCAGCCGCTGCGCATTCCTTCATTGCCATTTCGCGACCCAAATTCCGGGGAGTTGATGAAATAG
- a CDS encoding phage tail assembly protein, whose amino-acid sequence MFQTEHEFTLPLGYLDTEGNLHRNGVMRLATAADEILPLKDPRVQTNQAYLVVVLLSRVITRLGSLGQTTTKVVESLYAADLAYLQELYNRINRNGRASLPAVCPQCTHKFEVEMNHEGGYQATP is encoded by the coding sequence ATGTTTCAGACTGAACATGAATTCACACTGCCCCTGGGCTATCTGGATACTGAAGGCAATCTGCATCGGAATGGCGTCATGCGGCTGGCCACGGCCGCGGATGAGATTCTGCCGTTGAAGGACCCCAGGGTGCAGACGAACCAGGCCTACCTGGTGGTGGTGCTGCTGTCGCGTGTCATCACCCGGCTCGGATCGCTGGGGCAGACGACAACCAAGGTAGTCGAGTCTCTCTATGCAGCCGACCTTGCGTATCTGCAGGAGCTCTACAACCGCATCAATCGCAACGGCCGGGCAAGCCTGCCTGCGGTCTGTCCGCAATGTACGCACAAGTTCGAAGTGGAGATGAACCACGAGGGGGGATATCAGGCTACCCCTTGA
- a CDS encoding phage tail protein yields the protein MATGQRVDPYKNFRFLVEIDGIVQAGFSECSGFGSNLEVVEYREGGNDPTVMKLPGKVSYPDITLKWGVTDSRELYDWHLAAVKGQIQRKNGSIILLDDTGTEKLRWNFFNAWPSKFHGPDFNAKGNDVAIDNLTVSCERLEQA from the coding sequence ATGGCAACAGGACAGCGAGTCGATCCTTACAAGAATTTTCGTTTCCTCGTGGAGATTGACGGCATTGTACAAGCCGGTTTCTCCGAGTGCAGCGGCTTCGGGTCCAACCTTGAAGTTGTGGAGTATCGCGAAGGCGGAAACGATCCCACGGTAATGAAGCTCCCCGGGAAGGTGAGCTATCCCGACATCACTCTGAAGTGGGGTGTGACCGATTCACGTGAGCTCTACGACTGGCATCTGGCCGCGGTCAAGGGCCAGATCCAGAGAAAAAACGGCTCCATCATCCTGCTGGATGACACCGGCACAGAGAAGCTGCGATGGAATTTCTTCAACGCCTGGCCGAGCAAATTCCACGGCCCGGACTTTAATGCCAAGGGCAATGACGTGGCGATTGACAATCTCACGGTGAGCTGCGAGCGGCTGGAGCAGGCATAG
- a CDS encoding phage tail sheath subtilisin-like domain-containing protein produces the protein MVYVTHAVSGFFENGGSACYFVRVGTGVQAWLDLNDRAATPKPTLRVQAVNEGTAGNAIKITVSDSSIANTKVSRVSVSLASASALVAVVGSAADAAKFVPGDIVFLQEGANSDRATIARIDDVNITLQDPLANTYTNAGTIRVADLNPGQTTVRVDDATGIEPGSYISLTLGGTKENAIVQSVQRAAKLLVLSKALVNGFPNSAADITVATLEFDLKIDTPGVSVEQFLKLAMDKRHSHYFAKIVDSQAVTVQLTDPPSPTNPPNNMPVAGGPTTLANGVDEDLTALHANQYRKGIDALEKIDDVNILCVPDASADNTIQASIQQYMIDHCQKMKDRFAIIDSIPKAQPSNGVVTQRNNLSTDNGYAALYYPWIYIDDPSGDGQLLVPPSGHVAGVYAQTDNDRGVHKAPANVKITGARGVELTLNDFDQGPLNEQGVNVLRVFKGRGVIIWGARTVAPASITAWRYVNVRRLVTFVEESIQKGTQFAVFEPNDLPLWQKLKRQVSDFLTGVWRSGALVGATPDKAFSVRVDAELNPPSQVALGLLVIEVKIYPVTPAEFVVFRIIQQPGGPSVQEG, from the coding sequence ATGGTGTACGTGACTCACGCCGTGAGCGGATTTTTCGAGAACGGCGGATCAGCGTGCTACTTCGTGCGCGTCGGGACCGGGGTGCAGGCATGGCTAGATCTGAACGATCGTGCGGCCACCCCCAAGCCGACGCTCCGGGTGCAGGCCGTGAATGAAGGAACCGCCGGCAATGCCATCAAGATCACTGTCAGCGATTCGAGCATCGCCAATACGAAGGTCTCCCGGGTCTCGGTCTCCTTGGCCAGCGCTTCCGCCCTTGTGGCTGTTGTTGGTTCGGCGGCGGACGCGGCGAAATTCGTTCCCGGAGATATTGTATTTCTGCAAGAAGGCGCCAACAGCGATCGCGCCACGATCGCGCGCATTGACGATGTCAACATCACGCTCCAAGACCCGCTCGCCAATACCTATACCAATGCGGGCACGATCCGAGTGGCCGATCTCAATCCCGGGCAGACCACCGTGCGCGTGGATGATGCCACCGGAATCGAACCCGGCTCCTACATCAGCTTGACGCTGGGCGGCACCAAGGAAAACGCCATCGTCCAGTCCGTGCAGCGCGCGGCGAAGCTGCTGGTCCTATCCAAGGCGTTGGTTAATGGCTTTCCCAACAGCGCGGCCGATATCACCGTGGCCACTCTGGAGTTCGACCTCAAGATCGATACCCCGGGCGTCAGCGTAGAGCAATTCCTGAAGCTGGCCATGGACAAGCGCCACAGCCACTATTTCGCCAAGATTGTTGACTCGCAAGCGGTGACGGTGCAATTGACCGATCCGCCCAGCCCCACGAATCCACCCAACAACATGCCAGTGGCCGGTGGACCCACGACACTGGCCAACGGGGTGGATGAAGATCTGACCGCCCTGCATGCAAACCAATATCGCAAGGGGATCGACGCGCTGGAGAAGATCGACGATGTCAACATCCTTTGCGTCCCTGATGCCAGCGCCGACAACACCATTCAGGCCTCGATCCAGCAGTACATGATCGACCATTGCCAGAAGATGAAGGACCGCTTTGCGATCATCGATTCCATACCCAAAGCGCAACCTTCCAACGGCGTGGTTACGCAGCGCAACAATTTGAGCACGGACAACGGGTACGCCGCGCTCTACTATCCCTGGATTTACATCGATGATCCTTCCGGCGACGGGCAGTTGCTGGTCCCGCCGTCAGGACACGTGGCCGGGGTGTACGCGCAGACGGACAACGACCGCGGCGTCCATAAAGCGCCCGCCAACGTGAAAATCACCGGAGCGCGTGGAGTGGAACTCACACTGAACGACTTCGATCAGGGACCTCTCAACGAACAAGGCGTGAATGTGCTGCGCGTATTCAAGGGGCGTGGCGTGATCATTTGGGGCGCCCGCACTGTCGCCCCGGCAAGCATTACCGCGTGGCGTTATGTCAATGTCCGGCGGCTCGTGACCTTTGTCGAGGAATCCATCCAGAAGGGCACGCAATTTGCCGTCTTCGAACCCAACGATCTGCCGCTGTGGCAGAAATTGAAACGCCAGGTTTCAGACTTCCTGACCGGAGTATGGCGCTCCGGCGCCCTGGTCGGCGCGACCCCGGACAAGGCCTTTTCAGTCCGCGTCGACGCCGAGTTGAATCCGCCCAGCCAGGTGGCCCTTGGGCTGCTGGTCATCGAAGTAAAAATCTATCCGGTCACGCCGGCTGAGTTCGTGGTCTTCCGCATCATCCAGCAGCCGGGCGGCCCGAGCGTCCAGGAAGGATAA
- a CDS encoding Pvc16 family protein, with product MIDTLSQTLRAILQDPALAADFPELSAADIVFDRPTDPFAIKRTTVDLFLYDLREDLDLRSNEPIIERTNGQAIVHAPPLRLACSYLVTAWPLGGLDLALQEHRLLGQVLRVLSRYPTIPASFLQGDLVGQEPPLPMVALHPDALKNLSEFWTSVGNKLRASLTITVTIGVPVFADVTKSLVTTATSSVAQGQENPENWMQIGGNVKSNLGARVSGALVDLLDLGQRTTTDEDGHFVFSHVDVGVHTLRVVATGFQPFLNTVLQVPGRPGDYDVSLTPL from the coding sequence ATGATCGACACATTGAGTCAAACATTACGGGCGATCCTGCAGGATCCGGCATTGGCGGCGGACTTCCCGGAGCTGTCTGCGGCGGACATCGTGTTTGACCGCCCGACTGATCCCTTCGCCATCAAGCGGACGACTGTCGACCTCTTCCTGTACGACCTGCGGGAAGACCTGGATTTGCGGAGCAATGAGCCGATCATCGAACGCACGAACGGGCAGGCGATTGTCCATGCTCCGCCATTGCGGCTTGCGTGTTCTTACCTCGTCACCGCATGGCCGCTGGGCGGACTGGACCTGGCGCTGCAGGAGCACCGGCTCCTGGGGCAGGTGCTGCGAGTGCTGTCCCGCTACCCCACGATTCCGGCGTCGTTCCTCCAAGGCGACCTGGTGGGCCAGGAACCCCCATTGCCGATGGTCGCCCTCCATCCGGATGCGCTTAAGAACCTCTCCGAGTTCTGGACCTCCGTGGGCAACAAGCTCCGCGCCTCGCTGACCATCACGGTCACGATTGGCGTGCCGGTATTTGCCGACGTCACCAAGTCCCTGGTCACGACGGCGACTTCGTCGGTTGCCCAGGGGCAGGAAAATCCCGAGAACTGGATGCAGATCGGAGGAAACGTCAAGAGCAATCTGGGTGCGCGCGTCTCCGGAGCTTTGGTGGACCTGCTCGATCTGGGGCAGCGCACGACCACCGATGAGGATGGTCATTTTGTGTTCTCGCACGTGGATGTGGGTGTGCACACATTGCGTGTTGTTGCAACAGGGTTTCAGCCATTTTTGAATACGGTCCTGCAGGTGCCGGGCCGCCCGGGAGATTACGACGTATCTCTCACGCCACTGTAA
- a CDS encoding DUF4157 domain-containing protein, protein MGEAVTVQRSAKESAAHSASAVAPVAVNGPRAEGLATSMMRLQRMMGNQALGKCLHGGEGNGLKLQRKCACEDSGTPCSACAASKEEQVLLHRNAEGASGSGPQVSPTPASVQSLLRSPGEPLDLSTRTFMESSFAHDFGDVRVHTDSTADKAVHDVSASAFAVGRDIAFGQGKYSPGTESGRHLIAHELAHTVQQGRVSGSRTELLEISQPGDASEREADSAAQRALSGAAMPHLSHTAPGVHRGFPDPPKPRTAGLTEEDWAEIRKARKFFNLPDRPTKAQPTIVGVLKTPDGEKMYVKSGEDGGPWGGTQRGSIPRGAGEAFTGGGPHQGNISTHVEGHAAAIMHQRKIPEATLLIEEAPCEGACDATRRWDPIKGEFPADAPRPGTPNISTALPPKSKLTIVDPETTGIYRSAQLPPAGPVGALEAEGAGALPKAGINTPPPKVVTPTVEEALAEKSPVLPKVVEPPTPKMSPKSLAGTGVVAAAEEETVAARALGAVGNIAMEIMMLVGVVVWELVVAPKIEKFQTQINQWMMDLEKDRRKRMQEQIRKKFEISEAKQIGRIVKSCYLGRLRDLEKAGKKTYVNVTLKVSFEDTSGRFHIPFTEETPPESIFDLEFYDVDLGGATVSDKPVKESVGKLTRCESCGALGRDKSFISNNPLFEQTVEFSFEAPKAGEIAKEFEKEPDVGECIGAVVCFIATACYGSLLAPEVETLRRFRDRVLAPTRAGRLFVAAYYRLSPPVAGWLTLHPMARRLVRLGLIAPTVYLVRKTCAERLGLHGEATRTDEPAPSNPVFQRKTVLAPELAQVLALSRAAAMHPRARNPREKSDWR, encoded by the coding sequence GTGGGCGAGGCCGTAACAGTTCAAAGGAGCGCGAAGGAAAGCGCGGCACACAGCGCCTCGGCTGTGGCGCCCGTAGCGGTCAATGGACCGCGGGCGGAAGGCCTTGCCACGTCCATGATGCGGCTGCAGCGCATGATGGGTAATCAGGCTTTGGGAAAATGCCTGCATGGAGGAGAAGGAAATGGCCTCAAGCTGCAGCGCAAGTGCGCCTGTGAAGACAGTGGAACTCCCTGCTCCGCCTGCGCAGCGTCAAAGGAAGAACAGGTTCTGTTGCATCGCAATGCGGAAGGAGCTTCAGGCTCCGGCCCTCAAGTCTCGCCGACTCCGGCGAGCGTCCAGTCGCTTCTGCGCTCTCCAGGAGAACCCCTTGACCTGTCTACCCGGACATTCATGGAGTCCAGTTTTGCTCATGACTTCGGCGATGTGCGAGTCCACACTGACTCGACTGCCGATAAAGCTGTGCACGATGTGTCAGCGTCGGCTTTCGCCGTCGGCCGGGACATTGCGTTCGGACAGGGCAAATATTCACCCGGTACGGAGAGCGGCCGGCATCTGATAGCTCACGAGCTTGCGCATACCGTTCAGCAGGGACGGGTTTCCGGGTCGAGAACCGAGTTGCTGGAGATAAGCCAGCCCGGCGATGCCTCCGAGCGCGAAGCTGATTCTGCGGCACAGCGGGCTTTGTCCGGGGCCGCAATGCCGCACTTGTCTCACACCGCCCCGGGGGTTCATCGCGGCTTTCCCGATCCCCCTAAGCCTCGAACCGCGGGACTTACTGAGGAAGACTGGGCGGAGATCAGAAAAGCGCGAAAGTTTTTCAACCTCCCGGACAGGCCCACAAAGGCCCAGCCCACCATCGTTGGTGTTCTTAAGACGCCGGACGGCGAAAAGATGTACGTCAAGAGCGGTGAAGATGGAGGCCCGTGGGGCGGCACCCAACGCGGCAGCATTCCCCGTGGTGCAGGGGAAGCCTTCACGGGCGGGGGGCCTCACCAGGGAAACATTTCAACTCACGTGGAAGGCCATGCTGCCGCCATCATGCACCAGCGAAAGATCCCAGAGGCCACACTGCTTATTGAAGAAGCCCCATGTGAAGGTGCATGTGACGCTACAAGACGCTGGGACCCGATCAAGGGAGAATTCCCAGCCGACGCGCCACGCCCTGGCACGCCTAATATAAGCACCGCGCTCCCGCCGAAATCCAAGCTGACCATCGTTGACCCGGAGACAACTGGAATCTACCGCAGCGCTCAGCTGCCGCCCGCCGGCCCTGTGGGCGCTCTTGAAGCCGAAGGCGCCGGTGCTCTTCCTAAAGCCGGGATCAATACTCCCCCGCCCAAAGTGGTGACTCCAACAGTGGAAGAGGCCCTTGCGGAAAAATCTCCGGTGCTGCCGAAGGTCGTGGAGCCCCCAACTCCCAAGATGTCGCCTAAATCGCTGGCCGGAACCGGCGTGGTTGCCGCCGCTGAAGAAGAGACGGTGGCAGCGCGCGCGCTGGGCGCGGTAGGGAACATTGCGATGGAGATCATGATGCTGGTGGGCGTCGTCGTATGGGAACTGGTGGTCGCGCCGAAAATCGAGAAATTCCAGACGCAGATCAATCAATGGATGATGGACCTGGAAAAAGACCGGCGCAAGCGGATGCAGGAACAGATCAGAAAAAAGTTTGAAATCTCCGAAGCCAAGCAAATTGGACGCATCGTCAAATCCTGCTATCTCGGGAGACTGCGTGACCTGGAGAAGGCCGGCAAGAAGACCTATGTCAACGTAACTCTCAAGGTCAGCTTTGAAGACACGTCGGGTCGCTTCCATATCCCCTTTACCGAGGAGACTCCGCCTGAGTCGATTTTTGACCTGGAATTCTATGACGTGGACCTTGGCGGAGCGACAGTTTCAGACAAGCCGGTGAAAGAGAGCGTCGGCAAGCTTACGCGATGTGAGTCTTGCGGAGCCCTTGGACGTGACAAGTCCTTCATAAGCAACAACCCATTGTTCGAGCAAACCGTGGAGTTCTCTTTTGAGGCGCCCAAGGCGGGGGAAATTGCCAAAGAGTTTGAAAAGGAACCGGACGTCGGGGAGTGCATTGGGGCTGTGGTGTGCTTCATCGCCACTGCGTGTTATGGGTCGTTGCTTGCGCCGGAGGTGGAGACCTTGCGCCGCTTCCGCGATCGAGTCCTGGCGCCCACGCGGGCAGGACGATTGTTTGTCGCGGCTTACTACCGGCTCTCTCCGCCCGTTGCGGGCTGGCTGACTCTTCACCCCATGGCTCGAAGATTGGTGCGCCTTGGCCTTATTGCCCCGACGGTCTATCTGGTGCGGAAGACCTGCGCGGAACGTCTGGGCCTGCACGGAGAAGCAACGAGGACGGACGAACCGGCCCCGTCCAATCCCGTGTTTCAACGAAAGACAGTTCTGGCTCCTGAACTGGCCCAGGTTCTTGCGTTGAGCAGAGCTGCTGCCATGCACCCGCGGGCGAGGAACCCAAGGGAAAAGAGTGACTGGCGATGA